From a single Papaver somniferum cultivar HN1 unplaced genomic scaffold, ASM357369v1 unplaced-scaffold_19, whole genome shotgun sequence genomic region:
- the LOC113338693 gene encoding laccase-4-like has translation MEYSSWVKVMLFMAFFSLPALVECRVRHYKFDVVLKNTTRLCSTKPIVTVNGKFPGPTLYAREDDTVLVKVVNHVHYNLSIHWHGIRQLRTGWADGPAYITQCPIQPKQSYLYNFTLTGQRGTLWYHAHILWLRATVHGAIVILPKRGVPYPFPAPHKEAVVVLAEWWKSDTEAVINEALKSGLAPNVSDSHVINGHPGPLSTCASKASSQGGYNLQVENGKTYMLRIINAALNEELFFKVAGHKFTVVEVDACYTKPFKTDTILIAPGQTTNVLITADQSSGKYLVAASPFMDSPIAVDNSTATATLHYAGTLSTSLTTLTKPPPQNATPVASSFTDSLKSLNSAKYPAKVPLKIDHSLFFTVGLGLNACKSCSSGNQVVAAINNVTFVMPKTALLEAHVFNKSGVFTDDFPGNPPTSFNYTGNLTTANLATTTGTRLYRLAYNSTVQLVLQDTGFISTENHPIHLHGFNFFAIGRGLGNYNSKTDPQNFNLVDPVERNTIGVPSGGWVAFRFRADNPGVWFMHCHLEIHTTWGLKMAFIVDNGKGPNQSILPPPSDLPKC, from the exons ATGGAGTACTCATCATGGGTTAAAGTTATGCTCTTTATGGCTTTCTTTTCCTTGCCTGCTTTAGTTGAGTGCAGGGTTCGTCATTACAAGTTCGAC GTGGTGCTGAAAAACACAACAAGACTATGTTCAACAAAGCCCATAGTGACAGTAAATGGGAAATTCCCAGGGCCAACTCTCTATGCAAGGGAAGATGATACTGTCCTTGTGAAAGTAGTCAACCATGTTCATTACAATCTTTCCATTCACTG GCACGGGATCAGACAATTGCGAACAGGTTGGGCTGATGGGCCTGCTTACATTACACAATGTCCAATTCAGCCCAAACAAAGTTATTTGTACAACTTCACACTCACAGGGCAAAGGGGTACTCTTTGGTATCATGCACATATTCTTTGGCTAAGGGCAACTGTTCATGGTGCTATTGTTATCTTACCCAAACGTGGTGTCCCTTACCCATTTCCCGCCCCTCATAAAGAAGCTGTTGTTGTGCTAG CTGAATGGTGGAAGTCTGATACTGAAGCAGTAATCAATGAGGCTCTAAAGTCTGGTTTGGCACCAAATGTATCGGACTCGCACGTAATCAATGGTCACCCTGGACCTCTCTCTACATGCGCCTCAAAGGCCTCTTCACAGG GTGGATACAATCTACAAGTAGAAAACGGTAAAACGTACATGTTACGTATTATCAACGCTGCGCTTAATGAAGAACTGTTTTTCAAAGTCGCCGGGCATAAATTTACAGTTGTAGAGGTTGACGCCTGCTATACTAAACCTTTCAAAACCGATACAATCCTCATTGCACCAGGCCAAACCACAAATGTGCTTATAACAGCTGATCAAAGTTCAGGCAAGTACCTAGTTGCAGCTTCACCATTCATGGATTCACCAATTGCTGTCGATAACTCAACCGCCACAGCAACTTTACATTACGCTGGTACCCTATCAACCTCACTCACAACCCTAACTAAACCCCCACCTCAAAATGCCACACCAGTTGCTTCAAGCTTCACTGACTCATTAAAAAGCTTAAACTCCGCAAAGTATCCAGCTAAGGTTCCACTGAAAATCGATCATTCGCTTTTTTTCACCGTGGGTCTTGGCTTAAACGCTTGCAAATCTTGTTCAAGTGGAAATCAAGTTGTCGCAGCAATAAACAATGTCACTTTTGTCATGCCAAAAACAGCTCTtcttgaagctcatgttttcAATAAGAGTGGAGTTTTTACTGATGATTTCCCGGGTAATCCCCCCACAAGCTTCAATTATACGGGAAATTTGACGACGGCGAATTTGGCCACTACTACTGGAACAAGGCTTTATAGGCTTGCTTATAATTCTACCGTGCAACTAGTTTTACAAGACACCGGGTTCATATCTACTGAAAATCACCCTATTCATCTTCATGGATTCAACTTCTTCGCAATTGGAAGAGGATTAGGGAATTACAACTCTAAGACTGATCCTCAAAATTTCAATCTTGTTGATCCTGTCGAGAGAAACACCATTGGAGTTCCTTCAGGAGGTTGGGTCGCTTTTAGATTCAGAGCTGATAATCCAG GTGTTTGGTTCATGCATTGCCATCTTGAAATACACACAACATGGGGACTAAAGATGGCGTTTATAGTTGACAACGGTAAAGGCCCAAACCAGTCGATTTTGCCGCCTCCAAGTGATCTTCCAAAGTGCTAA
- the LOC113338731 gene encoding transcription factor DIVARICATA-like, whose product MEILSQASYPNLFLGENKSYGRGWTPKENKLFENALAVFDKETPDRWQKIADMIPGKSVMDVLRQYKELEDDVSQIEAGSYPIHSPYSSFTLEWVNNSRTYGGSGGGGKRPPSGRADQERKKGVPWTEEEHRLFLLGLKKYGKGDWRNISRNYVISRTPTQVASHAQKYFIRQLSGGKDKRRSSIHDITTVNCIEGTTLADNHRPHSEDQSTFLAQSNMGFTPKPVFDWNQTNNGASMVFNQNNVNFFGQSPYGMGSYGMKQHGQNMHRNGFHGSHV is encoded by the exons ATGGAGATTCTTTCACAAGCATCTTATCCAAATTTGTTTCTGGGAGAAAACAAGAGTTACGGCAGAGGATGGACACCTAAAGAGAACAAACTATTTGAGAATGCTCTTGCagtatttgataaagaaacaCCGGATCGATGGCAGAAGATTGCAGATATGATCCCTGGAAAGTCTGTCatggatgtgttgaggcagtacaaGGAATTGGAAGATGATGTTAGTCAAATTGAAGCTGGTTCGTATCCAATTCATTCACCTTACTCATCGTTTACATTAGAGTGGGTGAATAATTCTCGTACGTACGGAGGCTCCGGTGGTGGTGGTAAGAGACCTCCTTCAGGTAGAGCAGATCAGGAGAGGAAGAAAGGAGTTCCATGGACAGAAGAGGAGCACAG GTTGTTTCTGTTGGGTCTAAAGAAGTATGGAAAAGGAGATTGGAGAAACATATCTCGAAACTATGTTATCTCAAGGACTCCAACTCAAGTAGCAAGCCATGCTCAGAAGTACTTCATAAGGCAGCTTTCAGGTGGGAAAGATAAGAGGAGGTCTAGTATCCATGATATCACAACTGTAAATTGCATTGAAGGTACAACTTTAGCAGACAATCATAGACCTCATTCTGAAGATCAATCCACATTTCTCGCGCAAAGTAATATGGGGTTCACGCCCAAACCAGTATTTGACTGGAACCAAACCAATAATGGAGCATCAATGGTTTTCAACCAGAACAATGTGAACTTCTTTGGGCAATCTCCATATGGAATGGGCTCTTACGGCATGAAACAACATGGGCAAAATATGCACAGAAATGGTTTCCATGGCTCTCATGTTTGA